A single window of Dermochelys coriacea isolate rDerCor1 chromosome 14, rDerCor1.pri.v4, whole genome shotgun sequence DNA harbors:
- the LOC119842665 gene encoding uncharacterized protein LOC119842665 translates to MLCWPRLGSVVKPPGEVDSGSVRLEPGLYEDPVLPRKHGMQELVLGGGCSSTPTQLALARSSARSQTALARLLLDIFFSARTGAEQPVRENGLHRLNPPVVNAIVAYAVGQSQFQPSSAAVIKNSLRNKLGCLRAPSRQQGRPAPESPVPPAGGAPESRGWGAVPLGLRFHLILFSNHQTQYRSFFDTSESLALYLAHDSAALSTGP, encoded by the exons ATGCTGTGCTGGCCCAGACTTG GGAGCGTTGTGAAACCACCTGGGGAGGTGGACAGCGGCTCCGTGCgactggagcccgggctctatgAAGACCCTGTGCTACCTCGGAAACATGGg atgcaggagctggtgctgggagggggctgTTCCTCTACCCCCACCCAGCTGGCCCTGGCCCGCTCCAGCGCCCGCAGCCAGACGGCCCTGGCCCGGCTCCTGCTCGACATCTTCTTCTCCGCCAGGACAGGCGCGGAGCAACCTGTCCGGGAGAACGGGCTGCACCGCCTCAACCCCCCCGTCGTCAACGCCATCGTGG CCTATGCCGTGGGTCAGTCCCAGTTCCAGCCCAGCAGTGCCGCCGTCATCAAGAACTCACTGCGCAACAAGCTGGGCTGCCTGAGAGCCCCATCCCGCCAGCAGGGGCGCCCCGCGCCTGAGAGCCCCGTCCCACCAGCAGGGGGCGCCCCGGAGAGCCGTGgatggggagcggttcccctgggGCTCCGGTTCCATTTGATCTTGTTTTCTAATCACCAAACTCAATACAGAAGCTTTTTTGACACCTCTGAGTCCCTGGCTCTTTATCT GGCGCATGACTCAGCCGCTCTTTCCACCGGCCCTTAG
- the VARS1 gene encoding LOW QUALITY PROTEIN: valine--tRNA ligase (The sequence of the model RefSeq protein was modified relative to this genomic sequence to represent the inferred CDS: inserted 14 bases in 10 codons; deleted 11 bases in 10 codons): MPTLYLSPHPDNSRTXPVLIAARYAATLPEVVELPEQGLPLQPPASCPLAKLPALESRLGXLVSGPAAVAHLLSPERLMGQGPAGGALVXQWVSYAEGEIAPAACAXTFSFLGLAEQSKQVVERALAELRRALAVLDXHLKLRTYLVDEAVTLADVTVACALLLPYKYVLDPPSRAPYPNVLRWFLXCINQPQFQAVLGPVKLCEQRMAGDAPNPDFFPPPTQSMWGLQRRGSAVGSVPGPGEAPVKNASQLKKRAKKKEKLEKFQQKKEKSQQQQGEKKVKTEKKEKRDPGXLTYDAPTCPGRKKDVSGPMPDALQPAVREAAWYPWWESQGFFKTSKGQQGFSQPNPKGLFMMCIPPPNVTGSLHLGHALTNAIQDALTRWHRMRGETTLWNPGATHAGIATQVVVEKKLWRERGQTRHDLGREAFLREVWKWKNEVRKGDRIYHQLKKLGSSMDWDRACFPMTQYKLSCAVQEAFVRLHEEGVIYRSKRLVNWSCTLHSAISDIEVDKKELSGRTLLPVPGYKDKVELGCWCHRLQLEDSDEEVVVATTRVETMLGDTAVAVHPQDPRYQHLHGKRVLHPFTGQCMPIVCDDFVDMGFGTGAVKITPAHDHNDYEVGQRHGLDYVTIIDDSGSLINVPPPFLGMKRFEARGAVLEALKQKGLFKEVXDNPMVVPVCSRSKDVVEPLLKPQWYVRCEGLARGAADAVRRGDLRILPPFHCKTWFQWMDNIRDWCISRQLWWGHRIPAYFVTVDDPSVPPGEDMDGRYWVSGRSEEEAKDKAAKAFGVTPDKISLRQDDDVLDTWFSSGLFPFSIFGWPNASEDLQVFYPGTLLETGHDILFFWVARMVMLGLKLTGKLPFREVYLHAVVRDAHGRKMSKSLGNVIDPLDVISGITLEGLHAQLLQSNLEPAEVERARQGQKSDYPAGIPECGTDALRFALCAYTSQGRDINLDVNRILGYRHFCNKLWNATKFAVRALGPGFQPPLGPEPGGAESLIDRWILSRLSXGVELSDAGFRAYDFPAVTTARLQLLLYELCDVYLECLKPVFAEGEVATVMAARCTLYTCLDAGLRLLSPFMPFVSEELFQRLPXRGPHVPPSICVTPYPSTSQFCWRDRGLEGTVEFSLGIVRAVRSLRAAYNLTRTRATVGFLQCLDSGAADAAGRCSTYIRSLSCSGLVRVLGPGEVPPAGCAVAVASDKCTVHLLLKGLIDVEKEISKLAGKQGELQKQIERLRERMETPDYGTKVPPKVQEADAAKLQQSRTELQKVTEAVETFQRMI, encoded by the exons ATGCCCACCCTGTATCTCTCCCCGCACCCGGACAATTCCAGAAC ACCGGTGCTGATCGCAGCCCGCTATGCCGCGACGCTGCCCGAGGTGGTGGAGCTGCCGGAGCAGgggctccccctgcagccccctgcctcctgccccctggCCAAGCTGCCGGCTTTGGAGAGCCGGCTGGG TCTGGTCTCGGGCCCGGCCGCGGTGGCTCATCTCCTGTCCCCGGAGCGGCtgatggggcaggggccagcgggGGGCGCTCTGG CGCAGTGGGTGAGCTACGCTGAAGGGGAGATTGCCCCTGCTGCATGCGC CACCTTCTCGTTCCTGGGTCTGGCGGAGCAGAGCAAGCAG GTGGTGGAGCGGGCGCTGGCCGAGCTGCGCCGGGCGCTGGCCGTGCTGG GGCACCTGAAACTGCGCACGTACCTGGTGGATGAGGCTGTGACGCTGGCAGATGTGACTGTGGCCTGTGCCCTGCTGCTGCCTTACAAATAT GTGCTGGACCCCCCCAGCCGGGCTCCTTACCCCAACGTCCTGCGCTGGTTCC ACTGCATCAACCAGCCCCAATTTCAGGCCGTGCTTGGGCCGGTGAAGCTGTGTGAGCAGCGCATGGCGGGTGATGCCCCCAAC CctgatttcttccccccccccacccagagcatgTGGGGCCTGCAGAGAAGGGGATCAGCAGTGGGGTCAGTCCCTGGCCCTGGGGAGGCCCCCGTCAAGAATGCCTCTCAGCTGAAGAAGAGGGCTAAGAAGAAAGAGAAGCTGGAGAAATTCCAACAGAAGAAGGAGAaaagccaacagcagcagggggag AAAAAGGTAAAAACtgagaagaaagagaagagagaccCCG TTCTGACCTACGACGCCCCCACATGCCCAGGGAGAAAAAA aGACGTGAGCGGACCCATGCCCGACGCCTTACAGCCCGCAGTACGTGAGGCGGCCTGGTACCCGTGGTGGGAAAGCCAGGGCTTCTTCAAAACGAGTAAGGG CCAGCAGGGGTTTAGCCAGCC AAACCCCAAAGGGCTCTTCATGATGTGCATCCCG CCCCCCAACGTCACTGGCTCTCTGCACCTGGGCCACGCGCTCACCAACGCCATC CAGGACGCCCTGACCCGCTG GCACCGG ATGCGCGGCGAGACGACGCTGTGGAACCCTGGG GCGACCCATGCCGGCATCGCCACGCAGGTGGTGGTGGAGAAGAAGCTGTGGCGGGAGCGGGGACAGACACGGCACGAC CTGGGCCGGGAGGCGTTCCTCCGCGAGGTCTGGAAATGGAAGAACGAGGTGA GAAAGGGCGACAGGATCTACCATCAGCTCAAGAAGCTCGGATCGTCCATGGACTGGGATAGAGCCTGCTTCCCCATGACCCAGTAC AAACTGTCCTGTGCTGTCCAGGAAGCCTTTGTCCGGCTGCACGAGGAGGGCGTGATCTACCGCAGCAAACGG CTGGTCAACTGGTCCTGCACCCTGCACTCTGCCATCTCCGACAtcgag gtGGATAAGAAGGAGCTGTCCGGTCGGACCCTCCTGCCCGTCCCA GGGtacaaggacaaggtggaattggGGTGCTGGTGTCATCGCCTACAGCTCGAGGACTCAG ACGAGGAGGTTGTT GTGGCGACGACTCGGGTGGAGACCATGCTGGGGGACACGGCGGTGGCGGTGCATCCGCAGGACCCCCGCTACCAG CATCTCCATGGGAAGCGTGTCCTGCACCCCTTCACCGGGCAGTGCATGCCCATCGTCTGCGACGACTTCGTGGACATGGGCTTCGGGACAG gcgCAGTGAAGATCACTCCGGCCCATGACCACAACGACTACGAGGTG GGGCAGCGCCATGGCCTGGACTATGTCACCATCATCGACGACAGCGGCTCCCTCATCAAtgtgcccccccccttcctg GGTATGAAGCGGTTTGAGGCCCGGGGGGCTGTGCTGGAGGCCCTGAAGCAGAAGGGGCTGTTCAAGGAAG AGGACAACCCCATGGTGGTGCCGGTGTGCAG CCGCTCGAAGGATGTGGTGGAGCCGCTGCTGAAGCCGCAGTGGTACGTGCGCTGCGAGGGGCTAGCCCGGGGGGCGGCCGACGCTGTGCGCCGCGGGGACCTGCGCATCCTGCCCCCCTTCCACTGCAAGACCTGGTTCCAGTGGATGGACAACATCAG GGACTGGTGCATCTCCCGGCAGCTGTGGTGGGGCCACCGCATCCCGGCCTACTTCGTCACTGTCGACGATCCCTCAGTGCCCCCCGGAGAG GACATGGACGGCAGATACTGGGTGAGCGGGCGGAGCGAAgaggaggccaaggacaaagcgGCCAAGGCCTTTGGGGTGACCCCGGACAAGATCTCACTGCGGCAAG ACGACGACGTCCTGGACACCTGGTTCTCCTCCGGCCTCTTCCCGTTCTCCATCTTCGGCTGGCCCAACGCT AGCGAAGACCTGCAGGTTTTCTACCCGGGGACGCTGCTGGAGACGGGCCACGACATCCTCTTCTTCTGGGTGGCACGTATGGTCATGCTGGGGCTCAAGCTGACGGGCAAGCTGCCCTTCCGCGAGGT TTACCTTCACGCTGTCGTCCGCGACGCCCACGGAAGGAAAATGAGCAAGTCGTTAGGCAACGTCATCGACCCGCTGGATGTGATCAGCGGGATCACGCTGGAG GGTTTGCACGCACAGCTCCTGCAGAGCAACCTGGAGCCAGCCGAGGTGGAGCGAGCCAggcagggccag AAAAGCGATTACCCCGCCGGGATCCCTGAGTGCGGCACGGATGCCCTGCGCTTTGCCCTCTGCGCGTACACCTCTCAGG GCCGCGACATCAACCTGGACGTGAACCGCATCCTGGGCTACCGGCACTTCTGTAACAAGCTCTGGAACGCCACCAAATTCGCCGTCCGTGCCCTGGGGCCCGGGTTCCAGCCCCCGCTGGGACCGGAG CCCGGCGGCGCCGAGAGCCTGATCGACCGCTGGATCCTGAGCCGGCTCAG TGGCGTGGAGCTGAGCGACGCCGGGTTCCGGGCA TACGACTTCCCGGCCGTCACCACGGCCCGTCTACAACTTCTGCTCTACGAGCTCTGCGACGTCTACCTG gagtgCCTGAAGCCCGTGTTCGCAGAGGGGGAGGTGGCTACGGTGATGGCTGCCCGCTGCACCCTCTACACCTGCCTGGACGCCGGCCTGCGGCTCCTCTCCCCCTTCATGCCCTTCGTCAGCGAGGAGCTTTTCCAGCGCCTGC GCCGCGGCCCCCACGTCCCCCCCAGCATCTGTGtcaccccctaccccagcacGAG CCAGTTCTGCTGGCGGGACCGGGGGCTGGAGGGCACGGTGGAGTTCTCGCTGGGCATCGTCCGCGCCGTGCGCTCCCTGCGGGCCGCCTACAACCTCACCCGGACCAGAGCGACTGTGG gtTTCCTGCAGTGCCTGGACTCGGGCGCGGCCGATGCCGCCGGCCGCTGCTCCACCTACATCCGCAGCCTCTCCTGCTCCGGCCTGGTGCGGGTGCTGGGCCCGGGTGAAGTGCCCCCCGCTGGCTGCGCCGTGGCTGTGGCCTCCGACAAGTGCACCGTCCACCTGCTGCTCAAG GGTCTGATCGACGTGGAGAAGGAGATCTCCAAGCTGGCCGGGAAGCAGGGCGAGCTGCAGAAGCAGATCGAGCGGCTGCGGGAGAGGATGGAAACCCCCGATTACGGCACCAAGGTGCCCCCCAAGGTTCAGGAGGCCGATGCTGCCAAG CTGCAGCAGAGCCGGACCGAGCTGCAGAAGGTGACGGAGGCGGTGGAGACTTTCCAGAGGATGATCTGA